The DNA segment TGCAAATCCATCTTGAAGTCCCAGCCTTTCATGTGTGCAGGAACAGGGGCCCCTGTCAGCTTTGGGTTCGACCCCCAATGTGCCTGTTAAAAAAAGCCCCCCAGATATAGGAGAAGTGTGCTGATGGCCTGGACTGATGTGTCTGTCACACATTACACCCCCCTTCCTTTACCTAAAATGATGGGCAGCTCTTGGGAACAAAAGCTTGGTGTAAAATAGAGCAGCAGAATATGGGAGAGACATAGGAGAGGAGTGAGGATGGAGCAGCACATTCCAGAGCAGTGTGGGACCAGGCCATCCCCATGTCATCCTAAATAACCCCAAGGCTAATCATTATAGATTATAGGCCAAACAACATTCTTCATTAGGACTTCCACAAATCACAGctttcatcatcctcatcatcattatATTTTCCCTTCTTTCTACTGCCTGCTTTTCCCCTATTGAGGAATACCAGCCCCTCCTGAGCCAGACCTACAGACCCTCCAGTAATCCCACCCTATCCACATGTGATTGCCTTCTACCTATAGGTGAACCATTATTAATGCACATAGAAGGTGGCCGATAAGCAGCTGCatatatagaaagatagatgttagatagatagatagatagatagatagatagatagatagatagatagatagattgattgatttAGAGATACAGACACCCCATCCACATCTGATTGCCTTCTACCTATGGTGATCCTAACTGCAGCCAGACCCCCAGTGTAAAAACAGAGGGCAGTATATTCACCACAGGCTTTATTTACTCTATACAATCATTGTTCATGGATGTATAGAAAATCTCCAGGTTCTAGCACACATCAGGAAAAGGGATTCTACCTAAATCCTTCACTAAAAGGGAAAAATACAACTAGAAATACAGATCAGGAGATGCACCGTAACAGAAGGACTCATGTAAAGtcacatgttacattgtatcaagtTTCTTCTTTTTCTACTGAACAAAGAGTTATTTGTAGCAaaaagtgtatagtatatagcatcATGTATGTAACGTATATAATCTTATATAGAGTATAATATAGGGTATCCAGTATGTAATATACATAGATACAGTGTATAGAATTTTGTATGTATTATAAATTATAGTGTAGCGTATCTGTAATGTTATATGtaacagtgtgtattatctgctatgtaatatataagtatgtagtgtatagtagTCTATAGtgtatgtaataaatatataaataaagaataattgaCGACGTAGAATATATTAGACTCGGTGCTGTGCATCGTATTGAATCCAACCCATAATGAACAGTAGTgtaaaatactatatatatatagtatagtatagtatagtatagtatataatattTTACACTACTGttcattatgtatatatatatatatatatataactataacacgttctatatctatctatttatttatcaatctatatatatattctgtattcctacacgtgtattatatatgttatgctgtgtagtgtgtggatTTGGTATATACTATATGGTATGAATATTGTATAATTTAGTTTGTAAGTTCTATCTAAAGTCTAACATATATTATATGACCTATGATGTATATGTAGCTTATGAATATCAGTATATTCAGTATGATACATAGTGTATAATGAATATACATAATAAGGACTGTGTAAGGCATACTACGTattatattatgtttattatttaaCCTAtactatatatgttatgtatagatGGTGGTACGTTATTTTGTATAACGTGTATTGTATAATGTATTGTGGACAGTGGATGCAGCATGTGCAGTACAATGTACACATCAAGTTGTACTGTAAGATTTTCTATTGCGCAGTATATAGTGCACGTGTTATATATTGTACAGTATACTCTGTAGTATTATATATAATCTGTATAAACTGTATTGCAGGTATAGTCTAGTAGGTAGTGAATAGTGTGTAGTAGGGTATATAATGTAGGGTATATTGCGTGgtatataatatctatagtatgtcGTGTAAAACATATCGTAGTGGATTTCCTAAGAATACAATGTAGTATATATCCTTGTACCTCTATagtacatagtatataaggtatagTACTCTGGAACGATGTATGTATAGCCTTGTAGTGTAGTAGAGCTGGTTTAGCACTACATCTCGATGTGATAACCTCGTGGTTTTCCATAGGGCTGCAGGTAAAACCTACGAGAGAGATCTCCTATTGCACAAAGGAAAGAGCCACCTATTCCGCTCTGCCGCATCCACAGCACGCAGTGTGTGTGTACACGGCCGTATACACGCCGGGTTTACTGTGCATtgttgtacagtgtgtgtacaCATCcgcatattatgtggtgtatacagtgtagtgtgtgtacttgGCTGTCTATGACGTGGTGTATACTGTGCCTTGCAGCGCATTGTGTGTacttggctgtatatgatatagggtatactgtgcagtgtgtgtacatggctgtatatgatgtgtatatagcgcAGTGTGTGTACgtggctgtatatgatgtgtatatagcgcAGTGTGTGTACTGTGCTATATATGATGTAGTGTATACTGTGCAGTGTATTTACTGTGCTGTATATGATGTGATGTACACTGTGCAGTGTGTCTACATTTTTTATCTTGCCTATACTGTGCGTTACAGCGCAGTGTGTGTACACGGTCGTATATGATGTTGTGTATACAGTGCATTGCGGTGCAGTGTGTGTACAcggccatatacagtacagagcagAGTGATATTACCGGGGGTGGGGGCGCTGTGCCGGGGGTCGGGCGGCAGAGGCTCCAGCCTGGGGGGCGCCCTCCACAATCGGCTGCAGCTTCTTTCATTTTCGCTTTTGTGTAGATTGTGATGGGACCCGGACACCCgtccctgcacccaccacagccGCCAGAGCCGGGGAAGAGGAAAACCAGGAGCCtataataatgtataatagtGCTGCGTCCTGTATAATAGTCCCGGGTGCTGTAATAATGTCTAATACTTCAGAGAGCTGTAATAATAACCTATACTATTAAGCGAGTCCAGTGTAATTCTGCAGACTAGTGGAAGTATAATATTGAGGGAGTGCTGTCATAATGTATAATACTTTAGAGAGCTGTAATAACGTATAATAGTGATGGAGGGCTGTTAtaatgtataatactgcagaataGTGAAATAAAGTATAACATTCAGAGAGTGCTATAATCGTGTTTATTAGTGGGGTGATAATGTATAATACTACAGAATGGTATAAtaactataacagtgatggcttgTGTCCTCGTGTACGATAGTGAAGCATGTGGTATAATAATGTACACTAGTGCAAAGTGTATAATAGTGGTGTGCGCTGTAATACTTTACCGTAGTGCACAGTGAGATATTATAATAGTGTAGGCTCTCGTGTATTAATGCCTAATAGTGAGTAGtgctgtaataatatataatagagcagagggtaaAGTATAATAGCGCAGAGGGCAGTGCCAAGTGTGTTATTAAAATGTATAATAGTGCAATGTTATAATGCAGTGTTATAATGTATAATAGTGCAATGTGAAGTGTTATGATGTATACAATGGCAACGTAAAGTGTTATAATGTGTAATAGTGGGGTGTGCATTGATAAAGAGGACTAAAGAATAATAATGTAAATTGATCATAGTGAGCTATGCTGTAATATTACACGATAAAGGGATAACGAATTGATATTAGAGTGTAGTGTAATAATGTACTATAATGTAGCTAAATAATGTAGTAGAGTAATAATGTAGTTGGCTGGTGCAATAATGAAGGCTATACCAACATAAAGTATATTATTGCAGGGCGAACtttaataatgtaaaataatGCACAGCCTTGGATATTAAGGTATAATGATGTAGGACATGGTATAATAATATAAAAGTGCAGGGTGTGTATGAAATGAAGCGCCCTATAATATAATATGGTATAGAACAATGGGATGTAACAGTGAGTCATTTCCTATAATAGTGCAAAGGGTCTTTATAATAATGACAACGTTCACTGGTGCCCTGtagtattgtatagtgtatggagTCTATTATGTCCTAAAAAAATAAGGTGTAATAGGTCATAGTTACAATTAGTGCAGCGTCCTCCAGTATAGTATAATAGTGCAGTGACACATATATAATAGTACACTCTCCCATTATGGTGAATAATAGATGATATGGTCCTTTAATCATGCACAATTGTGCACCGTGTGAGAtcatattgtacagtatattataactGTGCACAGTGTTATCATCATGCACAATGGTGCATAATAATGTACAATAGAGCTCCCTGGTGCCTATAGCCTGGAAGCGTTCAGCTTTATATCATTTAGTTGCTTTTTTAACTTGAGTTCAGTGCATCGGTGTACAAAGTTACATATTCATGTACATTAGTGGTGTACAACAGTGATACAAGAATGTACATCATTGTATAATAGAGCATGAGTGAccattataataatatataaacgcGGTGTGGTATAATAGTAACTAGTTATAATAATagtacatataagtatatacttatacatagcacagcacacacacaagtataaatatatacatatatatatatacatctacagTACTCTAATAATATCTAAGTGGATGTTAAAAGCAATTAGTCATATATATATGCTTTGTATACATTagttgtatatatatagtaattcTTATACATAGGTATGTTAAAGCATATGATCAACTATGTAGTGAAATATAATATACCACACTATATGTACCATGTATAGAGTATGATAGCATCACTATTTTAGATGTCTGTATAATGTACTTTATACATCATATGTAAGTGCAGCTTTATGTCCATATATCATGGACATGTGAAGTGATGTCTATAACAATGCCTCATCCGACTATACAGAACAGCATGAGGACGATCTATGGAGCCATGTATATGAATTCCCTGATGTATAACACATATTTTATAGagagtatagtagttatagttaCATATTACAATTTTAGTTgtaccataaaaaaaaataaaaaaaataatataaaaagcaATCCCCGACTacgggagcagagagagagagagagagagagagtgccgGCTGATTGTATGGAAAGATTTATATAGTAAAATGCAGCCTTATTTCCTTTAGAAGGGGAGGTGCAGGATAAGAGTATGCTAATTAGCCggagatttttttggggggaagggGTGGAATATCAATTTTTATTGCATCACCTGTCAGGAGTGTCCAATCAGCGGCGGCTGTAGGGGAATTAATGGATGAAGGTGTCTCCGGAGCTCAGtatagagcagcagcagcagagggaAGAGCACATTCCAGTATCCGGGGTCTGCACCAGGACTCAGGTACTGGGAGCTGCAGCCTCTAACAATGGAGAGCTGCCAGTCCCCTCTATGGCTCTAGGACCTGCCTATCTGTCTCTGCCTGTACATGTGACTAGTCCTATAGACTTTATAGGGCAATAAGAAGGCTTTCTCTTCATGAAGCAGGATGCCTTGAGACTGCAAGCATCAGCCATCTCTCTGGATCTgcaaccaccaccaccaccaaggaCCTCACCTTGCCAATGCTGGGCATGCCATGACACAAGCAATGGGTGACCTGGAGTCTGGCTTTGAAGTGGTGGATGGAGTCAGGCTAGGATACCTGGTCATCAAAGGCAAGCAGATGTTCGCCCTTTCTCAGGTCTTTACAGATCTCCTGAAGAACATCCCAAGGACCACAGTGCACAAGCGCATGGATCACTTAAAAGTGAAGAAACACCACTGTGACTTGGAGGAGCTGAGGAAGCTCAAGGCGATCAACTCTATAGCTTTCCATGCAGCCAAATGCACTCTGATCTCCAGAGAGGACGTGGAAGCCCTGTACACCTCCTGCAAGACTGAAAGGGTCCTCAAGACAAAAAGGAGGAGGATAAGCAGGCCCCTGTCAACAAAAGAGCTCCCATCCCCCGACCCTTACTGCAGTTTCTGGAAGGAGAACAAAGTTTGGCTGGGGCTGAATGAATCTAGGAAGCCAGTCAAGAGGAAAGCCTATGCTCCTGGAGATCCACCAGACCTTCTACCAGCTGCAGATCTACCTCACTTTCTAAGTAAATACACTGGTCACAGCTACCCACAGATAGCAAGGTCTCCTTGCAAAAGCCCTGGAAACTATGAAAGTCCCCAGATCCCCGGAGACTGTGTAGCAGCTTTCCACTCCAGCCTGCCCTACTACAGGGGCGTGCTGTGCAGCAAGCACCCTGCCTACTACTACCAACCAGCCATTGCCCAACCCAAGCTAGGCAGCTCAGTGACTTACAGATACAAAAGGAGAAGGTCTTCAGCAGACAAGAACTCATCattccacagcagcagcagcggcagcagcagcagcagtagcaggaggttCTTCTTCTTACCCAAGCCCTACAGATCCAAAGGAACCCCCTTGTGCCTGGAGAGGATCCACCTGGTCAATGGCTTCTGCGCCCAGCACCTGGATGCCCTGCAGGAGGCTTACAGCAGCGACTCAGAGTCCAGCTCTGCTGCCAATGACTCGGATTTTGGTTCCAGTTtgtccaccagcagcagcaactctgTGTCCTCagatgatgaggaggaagaggaggaggtggagggaagCCTGTCTGACTCCAGTGATCTGAGCTCTGATGAGGACAGCTCCTCTGAGTCAGACAGCAGCTCTGTGTCCAGCCAAGTCTCTGTGGAAAGCATAAGATTCAGGAGAACTAGTTTTTCCAGCCCTGCACACATGGCACAGGCAAACCTCCTCTGCCAGTTCCCCAGGTCCCCCAGCCCTAGCTTTGGTAAGACAACTCACTGTGAGATTAAATCTGAAAGCCAGGATTGGAGTCAGCAAGGCTTCAGGAGTCCTGGGATGTACTGTGCCCCAGCTCTGGGGGGCTCCTTTCTTGATAAAACCTCTGGGATGCATCTCCCACTTTCTGCTTTCTCCTGTAATGCTAAGAGAAGTGACCTGACATTTAACTGTGCTACAGAGGGGGGCTCTTCACCTAGCCCAAAGAAAAACAATGCATGCCCACCACAACAAAGGATAAACAGGGAGAGCAAGCTGTCCACTCTGTCACAATGTGTCCAAAAGAATtccacagcccccagccccttaTATTGTGCTGCCACTGAAAAGGGGGACAGATTGTGCAAAACCCCAGGGTCACCAGTGGATATCCCTGAAAACACTAGTGAGGCGACTGCATGCACTGATCTATCCTTTCTGCACAATGTCAAAATTAAAATTGAGGACAGTAGTGGTCATGAAGAATACCATAGCCAGCATAAGCTAAACTATGAGTGCAATGTTGCTAAGGATGAGCTTGATAGTGAAGAGAAAAGTGAGGGGGCTTTAGTGGAAGCCAAACAGGACTCTGTGTGCACTGATGACAAACAGCAAACCACTTCTGGAGATACTAGGACTCCAAGCGAGGACGACCCTCCATGCACTTTAGATACACCCAACAAGCCTGAGGATGGAGATTACAAATATGGTGCTAAGGTCAGGAAAAATTACAGGACACTGGTGCTAGGAAAAAGACCTATGTTACAGACAACTCCCTGCAAGGCCAATCTGAAATCTGCAAGGAGCCCAAGACCCCCAGGTAAAAGTGAATTTTATCAAGGGACACTGGATGGTTTGACAGTGACCAATAGACGCAAAAGGTTAGCCAACAATGTAGCTTCTACCGTAAAAAGACCTTTTAATTTCATGGCAAATTTCCCCAGTCCACCGTCATTGATTATTGGCAAAGACGGAGATTTAGTCCCTGCCTACTCCTTAAACAGCACAAAGGATTCTTACCCACCCCACAAGGCCCATCCTATTTGGAAATGGCAATTGGGTGGTTCTCCAGTACCTCTCCCACCTAGTCACAAATTCAGGACATTTCAATCATGACAATTTTGGGGAAAttgtaatttttactttttttttttttctcttttcctaAACGAATGGTTGTATCagcctgtgtgttttttttttttgttaatatattatattattattaataattattattattaatttggaTTTACTTGCCCTGACATCTCCTGGAGAAGAAAAATTGGATGCCATTTTCATTTGCAAtatggattgtttttttttttttcttttgtacctGGTTACATTCCGCAGACTACTCAGTGCTTGAAGACTTATTATAACCCTGGCCTTGAATGGaagttgtatttttttgtttttttcattttaatattattatttttttatttgatatattattaagttttgattttaattttttaattctttttttttttataagaaaacACCCGGTACCTCAATTCAATCTGCTACAAAACAAATGTTCAAAGCATTTCAGTGTAATAAAAAGTAACCAGACTATGAGCCATTTGCTTTTTTTTCTGCACTAGACTTGGAAAGTTGAAGGATGACTGTGTAATTCGTTGCACAATATGGGTCACCCATTAATAATTAGATGCAGCAGATTTTACCTTCGTGTTTGGGTTgtgagggtgtttttttttttgtgttttgtgtttttttttttttttttttcaagagcagTTGCACTTAACTCGTTTTGATGGACTGGAATTGGTCTTGGGCCTAGATTGGTCTCAGGCCTTGGGAAAATATAAGCTGCCTCAACAACTAGTGAAATAaatatgtcattgtatttttgttaagaTGATGTCTTTTTACGTGCACAATCATAACAGTGTGTAGTGAAATCTCCATTGTATCCAAAggtctctctctctttttctatgcccCCCCCCATTCCTGTAGAATCATATTGTGATATGAGCTGAGAGAGAAGAGTGACATTTTCATAAAACTTAGAAGGAATCCGACATATTCTGTGCAGATGAAGATATAAGTCATATTGTAAATGTGACAGAGCGAGTGCTGTGAtgatattgtgattttttttttttgtatatttcttcgtagtgcccccctccccttccaCACTTAGTTTTAACCCACTGTGCATTCATTGTagctaaaaacaaaacaaaaaaaaaaacttgaaaggtCAATACAAAACCTGGAGAATTTCTGCAAATGACAATCACAGTCAATTCTCGACACTTGCACTTATAAGCTGAGTTTAGTAAATATTGTAGAGACCcattggtgtaatttttttttttcttcctgttgTAATGTTGTGTTGACAGCAGTAAATCAAAAGTAATGGAAATTTGCACTGTTGAGAGCATGTTTCACCTTCgttgaaataaaaaaagaaaaaaaaaatctggaaaaaaaaaaacaccgttTGCTTGAAAGGACACAATTCAATACatctggaactttttttttttatatatatatatatttttaaatgtattgagTCTTATCGACTGAGTTGTTGTTATTgagcattttctttatttttttttattttttacatttgtaatttttttttttcttttacctaaGGGAGGTATAAATATTgtgcattaaagaaaaaaaaaaaaaagaagttaataTAAATCGAGAAGCggtgtttttttaatgcattttagcatttttttttttacacacttgCAAGGGGCTTGTATATTTTCTGTCAATGTACAAGgccttaaaattaaaaataaaaatatttgaaaaaaataataataataaaaaatttaaataaataaaaggtgGTGTTGATGCATTTTCTAATAGAAGCTGTGTCTGGATTTAGAGGTTGTATTGTCATTATATTGCAGAGCCCCATAGATCAATATGTGCAGGATAACTTTTTTTATTCCCCCCTCTATGGCCTAACATGCAGTGTACTTTGCTTTGCAGTTCGGCTGCTCACTCTcgtgttcttttagcttcctttGTCTGTGAATATTTTAGGCAGGCATTAACGGGTGTCACCTTACACTTACCACGTGTCTTCGACCACAGTGCTCCGTAATAACCTATATCCTGAAGCTTTATAATTCATCCAACTGGGTACAAGTTACTTCCTTCTCAATACCAACAGCTCAAAAAAAAACCACCTAAAAATAAGAataatccataaaaaaaaaaattgtaaaaatcacATTGTCTCATAGAGGTCCTGCCTATGAGTCTCAATTTTGTTCTTATTATTCTGTTTTCTTTTGCAAATGGCCTTGTGTTATCCCCCAATATTTGTGCAGGCAAACATCATTTACAGGCGGGAGATAAGCAGAACTAAATTTAgtgatcaagtaaaaaaaaaagtgggaatGCAATCAGCTGGAGCAGCATTTTGGAGTTTACAGATAAGATTAAAGGGAGATAATGCAGGTGGCATGTTAAGAGATTGGGATACAAGTCACTGGTTTGGTTTATAATATGGCACTGCCCTGTGAATACTAGGAATTGTAAGCAATCAATTACAGGATCTCGTGTAAGCAATTCACGTTTTCTGCTCTGGACTGTGTTTGTCAggctgtggtaggcctcagaggcaaccaaatatatcacatataatatgATCTATACATAAGGTAAAAAGTAGCTTTGTCTTATTAGATAGTCAGAGGTTTTCccaatatcatataatatcatggaATATTTGGAGCTGATTATTTGAGCtactatttattttttgtaacaaATTAACAATAAGTATTAGAACATTCTTTAACAAGTAACAAACAAAAGATAATATAGCAAAGATATCACATATAATATGATATATACATAGTGTACAAAGTAGCTTTGTCTTATTAGATAGTCAGAGATGTTCCCAATATCCTATAACATGGAATATTTGGAGCTGATTATTTGAGTTTCTATTTGTTTTTTGAAACAAAGTAACAATAAGTATTAGAACATTCTATAACCAGTAAATAAACAAGTAACAAACATCAGGCCCTATAATAGATATCTCCATGACCTCTGCCAGCTGTGCCCAACTATCTAATGACTTCTAGCACAAGATTATAAAGCAAAGGTATCACGTATAATAAGATATACACATAGTGTACAGAGCAGCTTTGTCTTGTTAGATAGTGAGACATGTTCCCAATATCCTATAACATGGAATATTTGGAGCTGATTATTTGAGtttctatttgttttttttgAAACAAAGTAACAATAAGTATTAGAACattctatatacagtaaataagcaAGTAACAAACATCAGGCCCTATAATAGATATCTCCATGACCTCTGCCAGCTGTGCCCAACTAACTAATGACTTCTAGCACAAGATAATATAGCAAAGATATCACATATAATGTGATATATACATAGTGTACAAAGTAGCTTTGTCTTATTAGATAGTGAGACATGTTCCCAATATCCTATAATATCATGGAATATTTGGAGCTGATTATTTGAGTTTctgtttgttagtttttttttaaacaaattaacAATAAGTATTAGAAGATTCTATAACAAGTAACAAACACCAGGACCTATAATAGATATCTTCATGACCTCTGCCAGCTGTGCCCAACTATCTAATGACTTCTAGCACAAGagagcatgctgggacttgtagttttcatAATATCTGCCCAGCCACAGGTGGGATTTCATGACTCACAACGCAGATTGTGAAATGTAAGAGGATACCCATAAGAGGCCGGGGATATTCTGCAAGGGCAGCTCCTAGGAATGTCAACAAATAGCTGCAAAAGAGATGAAGAGATGTTGATAAATGCCTATTATATAGATATAGTGGGATTTAATCCTGGGAGATCTGATCCCAGAATATGCTGAATCCCACATATCATTAATTTGCGTAGACGAGGCCTCTCTTTTTCCTTTTCAGGATCAGGCGGCCTCACGAGCACCAGCTTTAAAAGGCCTGAGTTGTTTTGCATGGAACTTGACAATAAAGGGTTGGGGGGGACTGACAGGCTGTGTGTCCGCTGCAGGGCAAACATCCCTTCCCCTGCTCCATCTTCCCTTCCCCACCAGTCATACAAAAGGAAAACAACACAGTCCTGGCCTGGAATGCTGCCTGTTCTATCCTATATATCCTATGATAAGGTCTAATATCCTGTCTTTCACATACTTTATTATTGACATTCTGGAGCCTAGGCCTGTACTCTGATCTATATGGCTGATATAGAAGTAGACATTGCTACAATGTATTTACCTATGGATTCAATAATAAAAGAAGTGTACATTCTCGTATAGAGAATTGCATCAATGTACACTCCATAAGACAGAATTAGATCCCATATAATGTATCAATGTATACAATATAATGGATTATTTGTGTGTTTGTTGATTATTTCATACATTTGTATGCATCTCAATAACATATAAttgaataatataataatactaatctttatttatatagcaccatcatattcaatagcactttacaaatcataggggacatatacaaataaaataaaacatgacaaagcaaaaacattcatatggaactataggagtgagggccctgctcacaagagcttgcaatctacaaGAAAGAAtggagtgacacaagaggtaaaaggcttatataatggtccagacattctCCATAAGGGAAcagtacaaaataaaatataatataatagaggTGAATAAAAACACATCAGGCTTTCAATTCcaaaactaataataatactaataatataataatactaataagctCTGGTATATTGATGATTTGCACAGTGATTTCTGAGTATTTCTAAAGGCTTGTTCACACACAAAGGTCTATTTattgtacattttaatttttggGACAATAGATCT comes from the Engystomops pustulosus chromosome 5, aEngPut4.maternal, whole genome shotgun sequence genome and includes:
- the SKIDA1 gene encoding SKI/DACH domain-containing protein 1 translates to MTQAMGDLESGFEVVDGVRLGYLVIKGKQMFALSQVFTDLLKNIPRTTVHKRMDHLKVKKHHCDLEELRKLKAINSIAFHAAKCTLISREDVEALYTSCKTERVLKTKRRRISRPLSTKELPSPDPYCSFWKENKVWLGLNESRKPVKRKAYAPGDPPDLLPAADLPHFLSKYTGHSYPQIARSPCKSPGNYESPQIPGDCVAAFHSSLPYYRGVLCSKHPAYYYQPAIAQPKLGSSVTYRYKRRRSSADKNSSFHSSSSGSSSSSSRRFFFLPKPYRSKGTPLCLERIHLVNGFCAQHLDALQEAYSSDSESSSAANDSDFGSSLSTSSSNSVSSDDEEEEEEVEGSLSDSSDLSSDEDSSSESDSSSVSSQVSVESIRFRRTSFSSPAHMAQANLLCQFPRSPSPSFGKTTHCEIKSESQDWSQQGFRSPGMYCAPALGGSFLDKTSGMHLPLSAFSCNAKRSDLTFNCATEGGSSPSPKKNNACPPQQRINRESKLSTLSQCVQKNSTAPSPLYCAATEKGDRLCKTPGSPVDIPENTSEATACTDLSFLHNVKIKIEDSSGHEEYHSQHKLNYECNVAKDELDSEEKSEGALVEAKQDSVCTDDKQQTTSGDTRTPSEDDPPCTLDTPNKPEDGDYKYGAKVRKNYRTLVLGKRPMLQTTPCKANLKSARSPRPPGSWC